In the Styela clava chromosome 8, kaStyClav1.hap1.2, whole genome shotgun sequence genome, one interval contains:
- the LOC120345891 gene encoding uncharacterized protein LOC120345891: MNISIVFILIYVIAPGWCHDETVFHCRPKPGCKIAQCDSNRVDEYTKEYPITCKSNSTVPNNLNITNIRIGLEKLENKFDDKIERFEKEISENRKARKRIGNQSIRIDNLSRKASKESVEIKGLKKDLVEVKEMNGKLVEDNDNIKKDLIKVQVMNDKLAKDNEQMKKAISRIEQKLVVKDKSHQVQDISKQDTRPTTMTSTTLKSTSKNQTTLTSTPAPENCKLKIGDICYFAVILGKWDVVYNNAVDICKKRNADVGLIRDEESYNAILNYSRENMPEDWVGVGLWIGTWIDSVTGNVTPADSYTEWYADHYPLTGIDYKDRTNIYLVVNKKPNEGFQGMVNATPTRERDGVLCEILM, translated from the exons ATGAATATATcaatcgtttttattttaatctacGTCATCGCCCCAGGCTGGTGTCACGATGAAACAGTGTTTCACTGCCGTCCCAAGCCtggttgcaagattgcacaatgTGATTCGAACAGAGTGGATGAATATACCAAAGAATACCCGATTACATGCAAGTCCAATAGTACTGTTCCCAACAATTTGA ATATCACAAATATCAGAATAGGATTGGAAAAGTTGGAAAACAAGTTTGATGATAAAATCGAGAGGTTTGAGAAAGAAATTTCTG aaaATCGCAAAGCTCGCAAACGAATTGGGAATCAATCTATTAGAATAGACAATCTATCGAGGAAAGCTTCGAAAGAATCAGTTGAGATCAAGGGATTGAAGAAAG ACTTGGTTGAGGTTAAAGAAATGAATGGCAAGTTGGTAGAAGACAACGATAATATAAAAAAAG ATTTGATTAAAGTACAAGTCATGAATGATAAGTTGGCAAAAGACAACGAACAGATGAAGAAAG cAATATCCCGAATTGAACAGAAACTTGTTGTTAAGGATAAGTCTCATCAGGTTCAAGATATATCCAAGCAGGACACCAGACCAACAACAATGACTAGCACAACATTGAAATCAACATCTAAGAATCAAACAACATTGACGTCAACTCCTGCTCCAG AAAACTGCAAATTGAAGATTGGAGACATCTGTTATTTCGCTGTGATCCTAGGAAAATGGGATGTCGTCTATAACAATGcagttgatatttgtaagaaacGTAACGCAGATGTTGGTTTGATTCGAGATGAAGAATCGTacaatgcaattttgaattacTCAAGAGAGAATATGCCAGAGGATTGGGTGGGGGTTGGACTATGGATAGGAACCTGGATTGATTCAGTG ACTGGTAACGTCACACCGGCAGATTCATACACTGAATGGTACGCGGATCATTATCCATTGACGGGAATTGATTATAAAGATCGCACAAATATTTATCTCGTTGTCAATAAAAAACCAAATGAGGGTTTCCAAGGGATGGTGAATGCTACTCCTACCCGGGAGCGTGATGGAGTTCTTTGTGAGATCCTGATGTAA
- the LOC120345479 gene encoding uncharacterized protein LOC120345479, which translates to MRNKQYAFGLCFMAIVTIALLAASIGTIEWAILKVVPNDNNNVTYCDVTRKMGLFRFEDVVTSTTSCLNSGHLLSASVYDENYLIFNHGLLQAVIAFCALGIICNLITMGVASFNICSNPYEHYLTPIAMLIYNAVGLVLSLVAVILYTVLLYGDLQDPLVAESPGFPATGNIYQSVYGVENSYFGFSFFLVVVAIITQLIGILLAAMSERSVVVNCFKKKEEPNNNKGQDVMMF; encoded by the exons ATGAGGAATAAGCAATATGCGTTTGGATTATGCTTTATGGCTATCGTTACCATCGCTTTATTAGCGGCCAGTATTGGCACCATCGAGTGGGCAATTTTGAAGGTAGTTCCTAACGACAACAACAATGTAACATATTGTGATGTGACAAGAAAAATGGGGTTATTTCGCTTTGAAGATGTTGTAACTTCAACAACGAGTTGCCTCAATTCCGGTCACCTATTGTCAGCGAGTGTTTATGACGAAAATTACCTGATCTTCAATCACGGCCTCTTGCAGGCAGTCATTGCATTTTGTGCTCTCGGAATCATCTGCAATCTCATCACAATGGGTGTAGCATCGTTCAATATCTGTTCGAACCCATATGAGCATTATCTCACACCCATTGCCATGTTGATCTACAATGCTGTCGGACTTGTGTTGTCTCTTGTTGCCGTGATCTTATACACTGTGCTGCTATATGGCGATTTACAG GACCCCCTTGTTGCAGAGTCCCCTGGTTTCCCAGCTACCGGCAACATTTATCAATCTGTGTACGGAgttgaaaattcatattttggATTCTCGTTTTTCCTTGTCGTTGTGGCGATCATCACCCAATTAATTGGAATACTTCTCGCTGCGATGTCCGAGCGTAGCGTCGTTGTCAACTGTTTTAAAAAGAAAGAAGAACCAAACAACAATAAAGGCCAGGATGTTATGATGTTCTAA